The proteins below come from a single Halomicroarcula saliterrae genomic window:
- a CDS encoding PQQ-binding-like beta-propeller repeat protein, whose amino-acid sequence MRGRTALVALLCCGALAGVVVAGLAAESGALTQTWVSDTPRDNEVNHHAVGVGPRGEVVVAPVTAVPADGKTLGPTDCSLVRLRPSDGAVQWRWSVPGEDCFSHALTQPAVADIDADPGLELAVGTTQDALVVLDAASGREEWRLPLSTYGYGQPAVGNLTGDARPEIVVSDIDGGLLVAHGDGTVAWRAETNTTVWARPRLADTDGDGESEVVVGGNNNVSVYGSAGSKQWDTEVSAKTLAVGDGTVLTGDTRQLVALDGATGERVWERRLDGTPRIHDVGDADGDGRTEVYATVSGQVLAIETADGDIDWRTDLGGAERQSSFAPVLGDVDGDGTEDVVAVANDGTVAVLAPDTGEERAAYERAVPIWTFATTADTDGDGDDEVFVRYGDGRVVALDWVDGEFTVAG is encoded by the coding sequence ATGCGAGGCCGAACGGCGCTCGTGGCACTGCTGTGTTGCGGGGCGCTCGCCGGAGTCGTGGTCGCCGGGCTCGCGGCCGAAAGCGGCGCGCTCACGCAGACGTGGGTCAGTGACACCCCCCGCGACAACGAGGTGAACCACCACGCCGTCGGGGTCGGGCCGCGCGGCGAGGTCGTCGTCGCGCCCGTCACCGCCGTGCCGGCGGACGGGAAAACCCTCGGCCCCACGGACTGTTCGCTCGTCCGGCTCCGGCCCAGCGACGGCGCGGTCCAGTGGCGCTGGAGCGTCCCCGGCGAGGACTGTTTCTCCCACGCGCTCACCCAGCCGGCCGTCGCCGACATCGACGCCGACCCCGGACTGGAGCTCGCCGTCGGCACGACGCAGGACGCGCTGGTCGTCCTCGACGCGGCGTCGGGCCGAGAGGAGTGGCGGCTCCCGCTGTCGACGTACGGCTACGGCCAGCCCGCGGTCGGGAACCTCACCGGCGACGCCCGCCCGGAAATCGTCGTCAGCGACATCGACGGCGGGCTCCTCGTCGCTCACGGCGACGGGACGGTGGCGTGGCGAGCCGAGACGAACACCACGGTGTGGGCCCGGCCGCGCCTGGCCGACACCGACGGCGACGGCGAGAGCGAGGTCGTGGTAGGTGGCAACAACAACGTCAGCGTCTACGGGAGCGCTGGGAGCAAACAGTGGGACACCGAGGTCTCGGCGAAGACGCTCGCCGTCGGTGACGGCACCGTCCTCACGGGCGATACGCGCCAGCTCGTGGCGCTCGACGGCGCGACCGGCGAGCGGGTCTGGGAGCGACGCCTCGACGGCACGCCGCGCATCCACGACGTGGGCGACGCCGACGGCGATGGCCGCACGGAGGTGTACGCGACCGTCTCCGGGCAGGTGCTCGCCATCGAGACGGCCGACGGCGATATCGACTGGCGTACCGACCTCGGGGGGGCCGAGCGCCAGTCTTCGTTCGCGCCCGTCCTCGGGGACGTCGACGGCGACGGCACCGAGGACGTAGTCGCCGTCGCGAACGACGGCACCGTCGCGGTGCTCGCCCCCGACACCGGCGAGGAGCGGGCCGCCTACGAGCGGGCGGTCCCCATCTGGACGTTCGCCACGACGGCGGACACCGACGGCGACGGCGACGACGAGGTGTTCGTCAGGTACGGCGACGGACGCGTCGTCGCCCTCGACTGGGTCGACGGCGAGTTCACGGTCGCCGGCTGA
- a CDS encoding SLC13 family permease, translating to MAALSTGALVVFGLIAVALTLFVTEWLPPDMTAIAVLVSLAVLEPYTGVPAREAIAGFASPAVVTIVAMYILSAGVEATGLVDWLGGRLAALTGGDERRLLGAVVGTTGVSAGFVNNTPVVAVFIPLVTGLSDRYGISPSKLLMPLSFAAMLGGTLTLVGTSTNLLASDVSRELLGRPFSMFTLTPVGVPVLLVGVGYLLTVGRALVPARVPPTQDFTEEFGMGRHLARLSVREGSPLVGHTVDEALDDGGPLAPVDDGQLIADGDPAAIDVDVLQIDRDGESLFATATDRPLAPGDVLTVRGNRQAVNRFGDRFDLRQLPREPVTESVLVDPDHDGVLAEAVVHRESRLLGRTLGAVDLRSRFDTTVLAVRRGETVIRERLDGVELTAGDTLLLQTPADKFSHLEDEGYLLLTDGPPELFGVGTDDGTPSLDPSAFVPLGVLAAVIALAAAGLVDIYIAALGGVVAMVAAGTLTATRAYDAVSWNVVFLLAGLLPLGTAMQATGGSAFVGDLLAGVAGVLPPLALLAVLYLLTALLASIITPVATVVLMAPVSVATAESAGVAGFPVLVMVTFAVATAFITPIGYQTNLMVYGPGGYRFTDYARVGAPLQLLLCAVTTLSVAAIWPL from the coding sequence ATGGCTGCACTCTCGACGGGCGCGCTCGTCGTCTTCGGACTCATCGCGGTCGCGCTGACCCTGTTCGTCACGGAGTGGCTCCCGCCCGACATGACCGCCATCGCGGTGCTGGTCTCGCTGGCCGTGCTCGAACCGTACACCGGCGTCCCGGCCCGCGAGGCCATCGCCGGGTTCGCCAGTCCCGCCGTCGTCACCATCGTCGCGATGTACATCCTCAGCGCCGGCGTCGAGGCGACCGGGCTGGTCGACTGGCTCGGCGGTCGGCTGGCGGCGCTGACCGGCGGCGACGAGCGCCGCCTGCTCGGCGCCGTCGTCGGGACGACCGGCGTCAGCGCCGGCTTCGTCAACAACACGCCGGTCGTCGCCGTGTTCATCCCGCTCGTGACGGGGCTCTCTGACCGGTACGGCATCTCCCCCTCGAAACTCCTCATGCCGCTCTCTTTCGCCGCGATGCTCGGCGGGACGCTGACCCTCGTGGGCACCTCGACGAACCTCCTGGCCAGCGACGTCTCCCGCGAGCTGCTCGGACGGCCGTTCTCGATGTTCACGCTCACACCGGTCGGCGTCCCCGTCCTGCTGGTCGGGGTCGGCTACCTCCTCACCGTCGGCCGGGCGCTGGTCCCCGCCCGCGTCCCCCCGACACAGGACTTCACCGAGGAGTTCGGGATGGGACGGCACTTGGCCAGGCTGTCGGTCCGCGAGGGGTCGCCGCTGGTGGGACACACCGTCGACGAGGCGCTGGACGACGGCGGGCCGCTCGCGCCCGTCGACGACGGACAGCTCATCGCGGACGGCGACCCCGCCGCCATCGACGTCGATGTCCTCCAGATAGACCGGGACGGCGAGTCGCTGTTCGCGACGGCGACCGACCGCCCGCTCGCGCCGGGCGACGTGCTCACCGTCCGGGGCAACCGACAGGCCGTCAACCGGTTCGGCGACCGGTTCGACCTCCGGCAGCTCCCCCGCGAGCCGGTGACCGAGTCGGTACTGGTCGACCCGGACCACGACGGCGTGCTCGCGGAGGCCGTCGTCCACCGCGAGTCGCGGCTGCTCGGACGGACGCTCGGTGCGGTGGACCTGCGCTCGCGGTTCGACACGACGGTGCTTGCCGTCCGCCGCGGCGAGACGGTCATCCGGGAGCGACTGGACGGCGTGGAACTGACCGCCGGGGACACGCTCTTGCTCCAGACGCCCGCGGACAAGTTCAGTCACCTGGAAGACGAGGGGTATCTCCTGTTGACCGATGGCCCACCGGAGCTGTTCGGCGTCGGCACCGACGACGGCACGCCGTCGCTCGACCCGAGTGCGTTCGTGCCACTCGGCGTCCTCGCGGCGGTCATCGCACTGGCCGCGGCCGGGCTGGTCGATATCTACATCGCCGCGCTGGGCGGCGTCGTCGCGATGGTCGCCGCCGGCACGCTCACGGCCACTCGCGCCTACGACGCCGTCAGCTGGAACGTCGTCTTCCTTCTCGCCGGCCTGTTGCCGCTCGGGACGGCGATGCAGGCCACCGGGGGGTCGGCGTTCGTGGGCGACCTGCTGGCGGGTGTGGCCGGCGTCCTCCCGCCGCTGGCGCTGCTCGCGGTGTTGTACCTGTTGACCGCGCTGCTTGCGAGTATCATCACGCCGGTCGCCACCGTCGTCCTGATGGCACCCGTTTCCGTCGCCACGGCCGAGAGCGCCGGCGTCGCCGGCTTCCCGGTGCTCGTGATGGTGACCTTCGCTGTCGCCACCGCGTTCATCACTCCTATCGGCTACCAGACCAACCTCATGGTGTACGGCCCGGGCGGCTACCGCTTTACTGACTACGCCCGCGTCGGCGCACCGCTGCAACTGCTGCTCTGTGCCGTCACGACGCTGTCGGTCGCCGCCATCTGGCCGCTCTGA
- a CDS encoding DUF7344 domain-containing protein, producing MDKKAKIADTSGSGLSEDEIFTLLAMHRRRELLRTLDRAGGEATVGDITNELAGGEHGDDAGVKERKTVYVSLYQTHIPRLVEAGVLVHDEDTKLVRLTDRGEVLLAYLRYDPTAKQPGLLSRVLRPGGRKRAQ from the coding sequence GTGGACAAAAAAGCCAAAATCGCAGACACGAGCGGGTCAGGACTGTCCGAAGACGAGATCTTCACGCTCCTCGCGATGCACCGGCGGCGGGAACTGCTCCGCACGCTCGACCGGGCCGGCGGGGAAGCGACCGTCGGCGACATCACGAACGAGCTCGCCGGCGGAGAGCACGGGGACGACGCCGGCGTGAAGGAACGAAAGACGGTGTACGTCTCGCTGTACCAGACACACATTCCCCGACTGGTGGAAGCCGGGGTGCTGGTCCACGACGAGGACACGAAACTGGTGCGCCTGACCGATCGTGGGGAGGTGTTGCTGGCGTATCTCCGATACGACCCGACGGCGAAGCAACCGGGGCTGCTCTCGCGGGTGTTGCGACCGGGCGGCCGCAAGCGGGCGCAGTAG
- a CDS encoding HTH domain-containing protein — protein MQGEHQPVADRAELYLRSLLPEGYSRQQASTLDRVSELVDRGVVGERHVEVCGCQVPASVTATRTGVGERIVSRLSAFQAWAQRNDCTLGPAMELRDVDDSLSDTHYRAVRLPTLLLAEYRDGALRCVTPHCAGDTVRTVEDRLAELEAGEPTVFEPLPPRSPSTLPADIDAEDDDTDERALLAQR, from the coding sequence ATGCAGGGGGAGCACCAGCCGGTGGCAGACCGCGCGGAGCTGTACCTCCGGTCGCTGTTACCGGAGGGGTACAGCCGGCAACAGGCCAGCACACTGGACCGCGTCAGCGAGCTCGTCGACCGCGGTGTCGTCGGAGAACGCCACGTAGAGGTGTGTGGCTGCCAGGTTCCCGCGTCGGTCACGGCGACGCGGACCGGGGTCGGCGAGCGCATCGTCAGCCGGCTGTCTGCCTTTCAGGCGTGGGCGCAGCGAAACGACTGCACGCTCGGCCCCGCGATGGAGCTTCGCGACGTGGACGACTCGCTCTCTGACACTCACTACCGGGCCGTTCGCCTCCCAACGCTCCTGCTCGCTGAGTACCGCGACGGGGCCCTCCGCTGTGTGACGCCACACTGTGCCGGCGACACCGTCCGCACGGTCGAAGACCGCCTCGCGGAACTGGAGGCCGGCGAGCCGACCGTGTTCGAGCCCCTGCCACCGCGGTCGCCCTCGACGTTGCCGGCCGATATCGACGCCGAGGACGACGACACCGACGAGCGGGCGCTCCTCGCCCAGCGCTGA
- a CDS encoding PspA/IM30 family protein — protein MGILSRASYVIRSKVNAVLNRSEDPTETLDYSYEQLRDELQDVKQGIADLTTQKKRLQIQKRRLEENVEKHNDQARQAVEQDRDDLARQALEKKKQKMSQIEELEGQISQLQRQQDQLVEQKDELQRQIEQFRTKKETMKARHEAAKASARVNEAMTGAGDEMEDVSRAIERAEERTEDMEARAQAMDELRENGALENQLDDRSSLEKELDAVQQDGEVDAELDTLKSEMGKEEEPTANGGDEAAETELEQELEDDTVSDVEVDDSEVEAELDELKDEE, from the coding sequence ATGGGAATCCTCTCGCGTGCGTCGTACGTCATCCGGTCGAAGGTGAACGCGGTGCTGAACCGGTCGGAAGACCCGACCGAGACGCTTGACTACAGCTACGAGCAGCTCCGCGACGAGCTTCAGGACGTGAAACAGGGTATCGCCGACCTGACGACCCAGAAGAAACGCCTGCAGATACAGAAACGCAGGCTGGAGGAGAACGTCGAGAAGCACAACGACCAGGCCCGCCAGGCCGTCGAGCAGGACCGCGACGACCTCGCGCGGCAGGCCCTGGAGAAGAAAAAACAGAAGATGAGCCAGATAGAGGAGCTCGAGGGCCAGATAAGCCAGCTCCAGCGCCAGCAGGACCAGCTCGTAGAGCAGAAAGACGAGCTCCAGCGCCAGATAGAGCAGTTCCGCACCAAAAAGGAGACGATGAAGGCCCGTCACGAGGCCGCCAAGGCCTCCGCGCGGGTCAACGAGGCCATGACCGGTGCCGGCGACGAGATGGAGGACGTGAGCCGGGCCATCGAGCGCGCCGAGGAGCGGACCGAGGATATGGAGGCCCGTGCACAGGCCATGGACGAGCTCCGCGAGAACGGCGCACTGGAGAACCAGCTCGACGACCGGAGCTCGCTGGAGAAGGAGCTCGACGCGGTCCAGCAGGACGGCGAGGTCGACGCCGAGCTGGATACGCTGAAATCGGAGATGGGGAAAGAAGAGGAGCCGACGGCCAACGGCGGCGACGAGGCCGCCGAGACCGAACTGGAACAGGAACTGGAGGACGACACCGTCAGCGACGTCGAGGTCGACGACAGCGAGGTCGAGGCCGAGCTGGACGAGCTGAAAGACGAGGAGTAG
- the thrS gene encoding threonine--tRNA ligase — MSTVTVTLPDGSTLSMDEGSTVEDVAYEIGPGLGSDTVAGVVDGDLVDKHTPLTEDVELVIVTPSSDEYVDVLRHSAAHVFAQALQREFPEATLTIGPWTDDGFYYDITGVDLDEDDLEDIEAEAEEIIAADYDIVREEVSREAAFERYEDNPFKQDILETEAADEDPVSFYQQDDFYDLCQGPHVESTGEIGGFALLEISASFWRGDEDNETLTRVYGTAFPTEEGLDEYLEMRQQAQERDHRKIGQEMDLFSIDDTTGPGLPLYEPNGKKILNELSDYVGQLNRAAGYDEIETPHVFRTELWKKSGHYENYVDDMFLLEVNDEEYGLKPMNCPGHATIFDQKSWSYRDLPVRYFEDGKVYRKEQRGELSGLSRTWAFTIDDGHLFVRPDQIEQEVLATVDIILDTLDTFNLDYTVQFATRPEKSVGGDEIWEKAENQLASVLDEQDIDYVVEEGDGAFYGPKIDFAFEDALGRNWDGPTVQLDFNMPERFDLTYTGEDNEDHRPVMIHRALYGSYERFFMVLTEHYNGNFPPWLAPEQVRILPVSDDNIPYCEELKAALGDYRVEIEDRSWTVGKKIQVAHDDRVPYMLIIGDNEEEAGTISVRDRQEDEEKDVELDEFRDHLETEVEQQRSAVTFLATR, encoded by the coding sequence ATGAGTACGGTCACGGTCACACTGCCGGACGGGTCCACGCTCTCGATGGACGAAGGCAGCACGGTCGAGGATGTCGCCTACGAAATCGGACCGGGACTCGGTTCGGACACCGTCGCGGGCGTCGTGGACGGAGACCTGGTCGACAAGCACACGCCGCTCACGGAGGACGTCGAACTGGTCATCGTCACACCGAGCAGCGACGAGTACGTCGACGTGCTCCGCCACTCGGCCGCCCACGTCTTCGCGCAGGCGCTCCAGCGGGAGTTCCCCGAGGCGACACTGACCATCGGACCGTGGACCGACGACGGCTTCTACTACGATATCACCGGCGTCGACCTCGACGAGGACGACCTCGAAGACATCGAGGCCGAGGCCGAGGAGATAATCGCGGCCGACTACGACATCGTCCGCGAGGAGGTCTCCCGCGAGGCGGCCTTCGAGCGCTACGAGGACAACCCGTTCAAGCAGGACATCCTGGAGACCGAGGCCGCCGACGAGGACCCGGTCTCGTTCTACCAGCAGGACGACTTCTACGACCTCTGTCAGGGTCCCCACGTCGAGTCGACCGGCGAAATCGGCGGCTTCGCGCTGCTCGAAATCTCGGCGTCGTTCTGGCGCGGCGACGAGGACAACGAGACGCTCACGCGGGTGTACGGCACCGCGTTCCCGACCGAAGAGGGGCTCGACGAGTACCTCGAGATGCGACAGCAGGCCCAGGAGCGGGACCACCGGAAGATCGGCCAGGAGATGGACCTCTTCTCCATCGACGACACGACGGGGCCGGGGCTCCCGCTGTACGAGCCAAACGGCAAGAAGATCCTCAACGAACTCTCCGACTACGTCGGCCAGCTGAATCGCGCGGCAGGCTACGACGAGATAGAGACGCCCCACGTCTTCCGCACCGAGCTCTGGAAGAAGTCGGGCCACTACGAGAACTACGTCGACGACATGTTCCTGCTGGAGGTCAACGACGAGGAGTACGGCCTGAAGCCGATGAACTGCCCGGGCCACGCGACCATCTTCGACCAGAAGTCGTGGTCCTACCGCGACCTCCCGGTGCGGTACTTCGAGGACGGGAAGGTCTACCGGAAAGAGCAGCGCGGCGAACTCTCCGGGCTCTCCCGGACGTGGGCCTTTACCATCGACGACGGCCACCTGTTCGTCCGGCCCGACCAGATAGAACAGGAAGTGCTGGCGACCGTCGACATCATCCTCGATACGCTGGACACGTTCAACCTCGATTACACGGTCCAGTTCGCCACCCGACCCGAGAAGAGCGTCGGCGGCGACGAGATCTGGGAGAAAGCCGAGAACCAGCTCGCATCCGTCCTCGACGAGCAGGACATCGACTACGTCGTCGAAGAGGGCGACGGCGCCTTCTACGGCCCGAAGATAGACTTCGCCTTCGAGGACGCCCTCGGTCGGAACTGGGACGGCCCGACGGTCCAGCTGGACTTCAACATGCCCGAGCGGTTCGACCTGACCTACACGGGCGAGGACAACGAGGACCACCGCCCCGTGATGATACACCGCGCGCTCTACGGGAGCTACGAGCGGTTCTTCATGGTGCTGACCGAGCACTACAACGGGAACTTCCCGCCGTGGCTCGCGCCGGAGCAGGTCCGCATCCTCCCCGTCTCCGACGACAACATCCCCTACTGCGAGGAGCTCAAAGCGGCACTGGGCGACTACCGCGTCGAAATCGAGGACCGCTCGTGGACCGTCGGCAAGAAGATTCAGGTGGCCCACGACGACCGCGTGCCCTACATGCTCATCATCGGCGACAACGAGGAGGAAGCCGGCACCATCTCGGTCCGGGATCGCCAGGAAGACGAGGAAAAAGACGTCGAGCTGGACGAGTTCCGTGACCACCTCGAAACCGAGGTCGAACAGCAGCGGTCCGCTGTCACCTTCCTCGCCACGCGATAA
- a CDS encoding alpha/beta hydrolase: protein MSEPVLIPGGRDVAGRLDRADADSVVVACPPDPRAGGSRSDPRLRAVSDALGREVACLRFDYGPWDDARGPALCTTDAENALSWANDRFDRVGLFGYSFGAVVALRTAAEAGPAACSVLAPPADAADALGAVDCPVQVVVGDRDTAVDPTPVVDRAGALDHPVETLPATHQFRLARDRMGRLVAAFLSRRP from the coding sequence ATGAGCGAGCCGGTGCTAATCCCCGGCGGGCGGGACGTGGCGGGGCGACTCGACCGAGCCGATGCCGACAGCGTCGTCGTCGCCTGCCCGCCGGACCCCCGGGCGGGTGGCTCCCGGTCGGACCCCAGACTCCGGGCGGTGAGCGACGCGCTGGGCCGCGAGGTGGCCTGTCTCCGGTTCGACTACGGCCCCTGGGACGACGCCCGCGGGCCGGCGCTGTGTACCACTGACGCCGAGAACGCGCTCTCGTGGGCCAACGACCGGTTCGACCGCGTCGGGCTGTTCGGCTACAGCTTCGGGGCCGTCGTGGCGCTCCGGACCGCCGCCGAGGCCGGGCCCGCCGCGTGTTCGGTTCTCGCGCCGCCGGCCGACGCGGCCGACGCGCTCGGGGCCGTCGACTGCCCGGTACAGGTCGTCGTCGGCGACCGGGACACCGCCGTGGACCCCACGCCGGTGGTCGACCGCGCCGGCGCGCTGGACCACCCGGTCGAGACACTCCCCGCGACCCACCAGTTCCGGCTGGCCCGCGACCGGATGGGGCGACTGGTCGCCGCGTTTCTCAGCCGGCGACCGTGA